A genomic stretch from Candidatus Atribacteria bacterium includes:
- the ugpC gene encoding sn-glycerol-3-phosphate ABC transporter ATP-binding protein UgpC, translated as MANVILKNLTKKFKEVTAVDNVNIEIKDKEFAVLVGPSGCGKTTTLRAIAGLEEATSGEIYIGDKLVNDIQPKDRDIAMVFQNYALYPHMDVYNNMAFGLKLRKFPKKEIDQRVQEAAEILGIENLLKRKPKQLSGGQRQRVAVGRAIVRKPKVFLFDEPLSNLDAKLRVAMRAEISKLHRRLEATIIYVTHDQVEAMTMASRIFIMNEGCLQQSGAPLEVYQKPNNKFVAGFIGSPAMNFINSKIVEENGDYFIDAESFKVQAPQSFYSKIEDYAGKEVIFGVRPEDLHDKQFVSQIKPSTSNTIKTKTEVIEPLGAEIFIYLNCGKHSIIGKMDSRTQVEVEQNMEVVLDMEKTHLFDTKTLLVIV; from the coding sequence ATGGCAAATGTAATTTTAAAGAACCTTACTAAAAAGTTTAAAGAAGTCACAGCCGTAGATAATGTAAATATAGAGATTAAGGATAAAGAATTTGCGGTTTTGGTTGGTCCGTCGGGGTGTGGGAAGACTACAACTTTACGGGCAATTGCTGGCTTAGAGGAAGCAACCTCAGGAGAGATATATATTGGCGATAAGTTGGTCAACGATATTCAGCCTAAAGATAGAGATATTGCCATGGTTTTTCAAAACTACGCTCTTTATCCGCATATGGATGTATATAACAATATGGCTTTTGGACTAAAATTACGGAAATTTCCCAAAAAAGAGATAGACCAAAGGGTGCAGGAAGCAGCTGAGATTTTAGGGATAGAAAACCTATTAAAAAGGAAACCAAAACAGTTATCCGGTGGACAGAGACAACGAGTAGCAGTGGGAAGAGCTATTGTAAGAAAACCAAAAGTGTTTTTATTCGATGAGCCTCTTTCAAATTTGGATGCTAAGCTAAGAGTGGCAATGAGAGCAGAAATTAGCAAACTTCACCGCAGATTAGAAGCTACAATCATTTATGTCACTCATGATCAGGTAGAAGCAATGACGATGGCTAGTAGAATATTTATCATGAATGAGGGGTGTTTACAGCAATCGGGTGCACCTTTAGAAGTTTACCAAAAACCAAATAATAAATTCGTGGCTGGTTTTATCGGATCTCCGGCAATGAATTTTATAAACTCCAAAATAGTAGAGGAAAATGGAGACTATTTTATCGATGCTGAAAGTTTTAAAGTACAGGCTCCCCAGTCTTTTTATTCCAAAATAGAAGATTATGCCGGGAAAGAAGTGATTTTTGGAGTTAGACCTGAGGACCTTCACGACAAACAATTCGTTTCCCAAATTAAACCTTCTACTTCCAATACTATAAAAACTAAAACAGAAGTAATTGAGCCCCTGGGGGCAGAGATCTTTATTTACCTTAATTGTGGAAAGCACTCTATAATAGGGAAAATGGATTCTCGTACCCAGGTAGAAGTTGAACAAAACATGGAAGTAGTATTAGATATGGAGAAGACTCATCTTTTTGATACAAAAACTTTATTGGTTATAGTATAG